Proteins from a single region of Crassaminicella profunda:
- the rpoZ gene encoding DNA-directed RNA polymerase subunit omega, which yields MLNPSINDLLQKVDSRYSLVVAASKRAREIIDGDERLTEVDSNKPVTIATYEISKDAILCKSEESDQ from the coding sequence ATGTTAAATCCATCGATAAATGATTTATTACAAAAAGTAGATAGTAGATATTCCTTAGTAGTTGCTGCTTCAAAGAGAGCTAGAGAAATTATTGACGGTGATGAACGATTAACAGAGGTTGATTCAAATAAACCTGTAACTATTGCTACTTATGAAATTTCTAAAGATGCAATTTTATGTAAAAGTGAAGAGTCAGATCAATAA
- the gmk gene encoding guanylate kinase codes for MMKEGLLLVISGPSGTGKGTVCKELLKSEKDIKLSVSATTREPRNGEVNGINYYFLDKDTFERQISEDEFLEYAKVYDNYYGTPKKYVIDEINEGNDVLLEIDIQGALQVKEKYPKGIFIFILPPSMNELKKRIVGRGTESEESISKRFGSALDEINYVKEYDYFVINDTVEKAVEKIRGIIRSEKCKVNENIEDLISKFKEEISC; via the coding sequence ATGATGAAGGAAGGATTATTACTTGTTATTTCAGGACCATCGGGTACGGGAAAAGGAACTGTTTGTAAAGAATTATTAAAATCAGAAAAAGATATAAAACTTTCTGTATCTGCTACTACTAGAGAACCTCGAAATGGAGAAGTCAATGGAATAAATTATTATTTTCTAGACAAGGATACCTTTGAAAGGCAAATTTCAGAGGACGAATTTCTAGAGTATGCAAAAGTTTATGATAATTATTATGGTACACCTAAAAAATATGTAATTGATGAAATCAATGAAGGAAATGATGTCCTTCTTGAAATTGATATTCAGGGAGCTTTACAAGTGAAAGAGAAGTATCCTAAAGGGATATTTATATTTATATTGCCTCCATCAATGAATGAATTAAAGAAAAGAATAGTTGGTAGAGGTACTGAATCTGAAGAATCTATTTCAAAAAGATTTGGTAGTGCATTGGATGAAATCAATTATGTAAAAGAATATGATTATTTTGTTATTAATGATACAGTTGAAAAAGCTGTTGAAAAAATTAGAGGGATTATCAGATCGGAAAAATGTAAAGTTAATGAAAATATAGAAGATCTTATTTCAAAATTTAAGGAGGAGATATCATGTTAA
- the remA gene encoding extracellular matrix/biofilm regulator RemA, whose product MSIKLINIGFGNIVSANRLVAIVSPESAPIKRIIQEARERGMLIDATYGRRTRAVIITDSDHIILSAVQPETVAHRLSNKEETKETTDHE is encoded by the coding sequence ATGAGTATAAAGTTGATTAATATAGGCTTTGGAAATATTGTATCAGCAAATAGATTAGTAGCCATTGTAAGTCCTGAATCAGCACCTATTAAAAGAATTATTCAGGAAGCTAGAGAACGTGGGATGTTGATTGATGCTACATATGGTAGAAGAACTAGAGCAGTAATCATTACGGATAGTGATCATATCATATTATCAGCTGTACAACCTGAAACAGTTGCACATAGATTATCAAATAAGGAAGAAACTAAAGAAACTACAGATCATGAGTAA
- a CDS encoding YicC/YloC family endoribonuclease, with translation MIKSMTGFGRGESKDSERQFIVEVKSVNHRYNDIVVRMPKRFTYLEDQLKNLVKDYVKRGRVEVYVTLENIGDTDTKISVNTPVAEQYIDCLKKIRDEFNLIDDITVSLVSKFSDVIKIEPKEEDEDAIWSCLQDAASKALGLLVKMRAAEGLKLAEDISNRCVYIANIVDKIESRSPKVVLEYKQRLNDRIHELLDDNVEIDENRISMEVAVFADKCSITEEIVRLKSHVDQLKKTLEESNTVGRKLDFLIQEMNREINTIGSKSSDLEITNYVVDIKSELEKIREQVQNIE, from the coding sequence ATGATTAAGAGCATGACCGGATTTGGAAGAGGTGAAAGCAAGGACAGTGAAAGGCAATTTATTGTTGAAGTGAAATCAGTTAATCATAGATACAATGATATTGTTGTAAGAATGCCTAAAAGATTTACATATTTAGAAGATCAACTTAAAAACCTCGTGAAAGATTATGTAAAAAGAGGAAGAGTGGAAGTATATGTAACTTTAGAAAATATAGGAGATACAGATACAAAAATTTCTGTAAATACTCCAGTAGCTGAGCAGTACATAGATTGTTTAAAAAAGATTAGAGATGAATTTAATCTAATAGATGATATTACTGTTTCATTAGTATCAAAGTTTTCTGATGTTATAAAAATAGAACCAAAAGAAGAGGATGAAGATGCTATTTGGAGTTGTTTACAAGATGCAGCATCTAAAGCTTTAGGTTTATTAGTGAAAATGAGAGCAGCAGAAGGATTAAAATTAGCTGAGGACATTAGTAATCGATGTGTGTATATTGCTAATATTGTAGATAAAATCGAAAGTCGTTCACCAAAGGTTGTTTTAGAGTATAAGCAAAGATTGAATGATCGAATTCATGAATTGTTAGATGACAATGTTGAAATAGATGAAAATAGGATAAGCATGGAAGTAGCAGTGTTTGCTGATAAATGCAGTATAACAGAAGAAATTGTAAGGCTAAAAAGCCATGTTGATCAATTGAAAAAAACCTTAGAAGAAAGTAATACGGTTGGTCGAAAACTTGATTTTTTAATACAAGAAATGAATAGAGAAATTAATACAATAGGGTCCAAATCAAGTGATTTAGAAATTACAAATTATGTGGTAGATATAAAAAGTGAACTTGAAAAAATAAGAGAACAAGTACAAAATATAGAATAG
- a CDS encoding Rqc2 family fibronectin-binding protein, whose product MPFDGMVVSAIAHELKEKIQKGKIEKIYQPETDEINIFIRCFKEKYKLLLSASSKNPRVHLTKVDKINPQSPPMFCMLLRKHLQGGRILDIRQKEFERIIEIDIESYDELGYMHIKQLIIEIMGKHSNIILLDQSENKIIDSIKRISGDINRYREILPGKTYIAPPNQGKINPISMTFEAFKKALSNSSLGTPIYKAIYTSIQGISPTVSREICFRANIHDDQATSNLSTNDYEASWNAIKSFILSSQNSFSPNIIVSKEDKHVVDFYCNYLNIYEGIYESIDFDSISTVLEEYYIKRDLFHRSKQKSSDLRKFVTHTIHKLYNKSQKLQEEFITASNLDKHKVYGELLTANLHLVKKGDAHIEVLNYYDPTANTISIPLNINLTPSQNAQKYFKKYTKYKNAQKEIQKQLHETKNEIQYFENLLHTIENAFSLADIEEIRLELMEEGYIKRKKVSSSSKRKISSSPLSFTSSDGFEILVGKNNKQNDQLTLKIASKKDLWFHTKDIPGSHVIVISKNNKIPEATILEAAELAAFHSKGKLSSNVPVDYTLVKNVKKPSGAKPGMVIYENNKTIYITPRSNILTILQKNESKSK is encoded by the coding sequence ATGCCTTTTGATGGAATGGTAGTTTCAGCAATTGCCCATGAATTAAAAGAAAAAATACAAAAAGGTAAAATCGAAAAAATATATCAACCTGAAACAGATGAAATAAATATTTTCATAAGATGCTTTAAAGAAAAATATAAGCTTTTACTTTCTGCAAGCAGCAAAAATCCAAGAGTTCATCTGACAAAAGTAGACAAAATTAATCCTCAATCTCCTCCTATGTTCTGTATGCTCCTTAGAAAGCATCTTCAAGGAGGAAGGATATTAGATATCAGGCAAAAAGAATTTGAAAGAATCATTGAAATAGATATAGAAAGTTACGATGAATTAGGCTATATGCATATTAAACAATTGATTATTGAAATTATGGGAAAGCATAGTAATATTATATTACTCGATCAATCAGAAAATAAAATTATTGACAGCATTAAAAGAATATCAGGTGATATCAATCGTTATAGAGAAATTTTACCTGGTAAAACTTATATTGCTCCACCTAATCAGGGAAAAATCAATCCAATTTCTATGACATTTGAAGCATTCAAAAAAGCTTTAAGCAATTCTTCTTTAGGAACACCTATATACAAAGCAATCTATACATCTATACAAGGCATCAGTCCTACAGTTTCTCGAGAAATTTGTTTTAGAGCAAATATACATGATGATCAAGCAACTTCTAATTTATCCACTAATGATTATGAAGCTTCATGGAATGCTATAAAAAGTTTTATTCTTTCATCACAAAATTCTTTTTCCCCTAATATAATTGTGTCAAAAGAGGACAAACACGTAGTAGACTTTTATTGTAATTACCTAAACATATATGAGGGAATCTATGAATCTATTGATTTTGATTCTATTAGTACCGTTCTTGAAGAATACTATATCAAAAGAGATTTATTCCATCGATCAAAGCAAAAATCTAGTGATTTAAGAAAATTTGTTACCCATACTATTCATAAACTTTATAACAAAAGTCAAAAACTACAAGAAGAATTTATAACTGCTTCAAACTTAGATAAGCATAAGGTTTATGGAGAATTGCTAACAGCCAATTTACACCTTGTAAAAAAAGGAGATGCTCATATAGAAGTACTCAACTACTATGATCCTACTGCAAATACTATATCCATCCCCTTAAATATAAATTTAACACCCTCTCAAAATGCACAAAAATATTTTAAAAAATATACTAAATATAAAAATGCTCAAAAAGAAATACAAAAGCAATTACACGAAACAAAAAATGAAATACAATACTTTGAAAATTTATTACACACAATCGAAAATGCATTCAGTTTAGCAGACATTGAAGAAATCAGATTAGAATTAATGGAAGAAGGATATATCAAGAGAAAAAAAGTTTCATCTTCTTCCAAAAGAAAAATTTCCAGTAGCCCTTTATCATTTACTTCATCTGATGGGTTTGAAATTCTTGTAGGAAAAAACAACAAACAAAATGATCAATTAACTTTAAAAATAGCTTCTAAAAAAGATTTGTGGTTTCATACAAAAGATATTCCTGGTTCCCATGTGATCGTAATCAGTAAAAATAATAAAATTCCAGAAGCTACTATATTAGAAGCTGCCGAGCTTGCTGCATTTCATAGTAAGGGGAAATTGTCTAGTAATGTTCCAGTAGACTATACATTGGTCAAAAATGTGAAAAAGCCAAGTGGTGCCAAACCAGGAATGGTTATTTATGAAAATAATAAAACCATATATATTACCCCTCGATCAAATATTTTAACAATCCTACAAAAAAATGAATCCAAGTCAAAATAG
- the pyrR gene encoding bifunctional pyr operon transcriptional regulator/uracil phosphoribosyltransferase PyrR, with the protein MKFKANIMDEKAIQRATTRIAHEIIEKNKGIENIVLVGIKTRGVPLANRIAEKIEKIENEKVNVGILDITLYRDDLTKVDENPILNNTSINFDINEKIVILVDDVLYTGRTVRAALDGIMDRGRAKSIQLAVLIDRGHRELPIRADYVGKNVPTSKEEIIRVQFEEVDDINQVTISKLEQ; encoded by the coding sequence ATGAAATTTAAAGCAAATATTATGGATGAAAAAGCTATACAAAGGGCCACTACTAGAATTGCTCATGAAATCATTGAAAAGAATAAGGGGATTGAGAATATTGTTTTAGTTGGAATTAAGACTAGAGGAGTCCCCCTTGCTAATAGGATTGCTGAAAAGATTGAGAAAATTGAAAATGAAAAAGTAAATGTAGGTATTTTAGATATTACTTTATATAGAGATGATTTAACGAAAGTAGATGAAAATCCAATATTGAATAATACATCAATAAACTTTGATATTAATGAAAAAATTGTCATTCTTGTAGATGATGTATTGTATACTGGAAGGACCGTGAGAGCTGCTTTAGATGGTATTATGGATAGAGGGAGAGCTAAGAGTATACAGTTGGCTGTTTTAATAGATAGAGGTCATAGAGAGCTTCCAATCAGAGCAGACTATGTAGGGAAGAATGTGCCTACTTCTAAGGAAGAAATTATTCGTGTTCAATTTGAAGAGGTAGATGATATTAATCAAGTTACAATTAGTAAATTAGAGCAATAA
- a CDS encoding RluA family pseudouridine synthase: MDIQKFIVDEIDEDTRLDLYLSNQLIEMSRSYIQKLIEKGKVKINGHASKIKKYKVVENDQVEIEIPEPELLTIEPENIPIEIVYDDDDLLVVNKPQGMVVHPAPGNYHGTLVNALMYHCKNLSSINGVIRPGIVHRIDKDTSGLLMVAKNDQAHKGLAEQLKEHSINRRYIALVHGNIKEEKGTICAPIGRNPVDRLKMAVVDRNGKDATTHFTVLKRFKEYTLIEAKLETGRTHQIRVHMTYIKHPLVGDPIYGPKKQKFRLDGQLLHAKVIGFVHPIRDEYMEFQADLPDYFKNIIKILDDKK, from the coding sequence TTGGATATTCAGAAGTTTATTGTTGATGAAATAGATGAAGATACAAGATTAGACTTATATTTATCAAATCAATTGATAGAAATGTCAAGAAGTTACATACAAAAGTTGATAGAAAAGGGAAAAGTAAAGATCAATGGTCATGCTAGTAAAATAAAAAAATATAAGGTAGTGGAAAATGACCAAGTAGAAATTGAAATACCTGAGCCGGAATTGTTAACAATTGAACCAGAAAATATTCCTATTGAGATTGTATATGATGATGATGATTTGCTTGTAGTAAATAAACCTCAAGGGATGGTGGTTCATCCTGCACCAGGAAATTATCATGGAACATTGGTCAATGCACTTATGTATCATTGTAAAAATTTATCTTCTATAAATGGTGTGATTAGACCTGGGATTGTTCATAGAATTGACAAAGATACGAGTGGCCTTTTAATGGTTGCCAAAAATGATCAAGCTCATAAGGGACTTGCTGAGCAGTTAAAAGAACATTCTATCAATAGAAGGTATATAGCTTTAGTCCATGGAAATATTAAAGAAGAAAAGGGTACTATTTGTGCGCCTATCGGAAGAAATCCTGTAGATCGATTAAAAATGGCGGTAGTTGATAGAAATGGAAAAGATGCGACTACTCATTTTACTGTACTAAAACGATTTAAAGAGTATACCCTTATTGAGGCGAAACTAGAAACTGGTAGAACCCATCAAATTAGAGTACATATGACATATATCAAACATCCATTAGTAGGAGATCCAATTTATGGTCCTAAAAAACAAAAATTTCGTTTAGATGGACAGTTGTTGCATGCAAAAGTGATAGGCTTTGTTCATCCTATTAGGGATGAGTATATGGAATTTCAGGCTGATTTACCAGACTATTTTAAAAATATAATAAAAATACTTGATGATAAAAAATGA
- the lspA gene encoding signal peptidase II — translation MNYLLVLMIIILDQASKFIVQSKFSVNESIPIIKNIFHLTYVQNFGAAFGILKNQKMFFVLMTIFVIGGIIVFLSKQKNLHKLIPYSLSLIVGGAIGNLIDRVRLGYVVDYFDFRIWPVFNMADISIVVGAILLSYYLIFLDEVRN, via the coding sequence ATGAATTATTTATTAGTCTTAATGATCATTATACTTGACCAAGCTTCAAAATTTATTGTTCAAAGCAAATTTTCTGTAAATGAGTCAATACCTATTATAAAAAATATATTTCATCTTACATATGTGCAAAATTTTGGAGCGGCTTTTGGTATATTAAAAAATCAAAAAATGTTCTTTGTATTGATGACAATCTTTGTTATTGGCGGAATTATAGTATTTTTAAGTAAGCAAAAGAATTTGCATAAACTTATACCTTATAGTTTAAGCTTAATTGTAGGTGGAGCTATTGGAAATTTAATTGATCGAGTAAGACTTGGATATGTAGTGGATTATTTTGATTTTAGAATTTGGCCTGTATTTAATATGGCTGACATTAGTATTGTTGTAGGCGCTATACTACTTTCCTACTATTTAATTTTCTTAGATGAAGTTCGTAATTAG
- a CDS encoding TraR/DksA C4-type zinc finger protein, producing the protein MNQDRIQHFKEKLLKEREEVLKTLDRMDKNEPNESMQEYFSELSMYDNHPADIATETFQMEMNFNLKKNEGLELQEIEDALQRIEKGTYGKCRSCGKNISEDRLEIVPTTEKCIACEQDGFSIKDEIHTRPVEEEGLKNPFGRTYMDTNEDYNGFDGEDALQAVARFNKTDQHNMALDWYDNNMYDENVSRTVESVDNISEGFYKGQLEDEERDDIPHNQKRKK; encoded by the coding sequence ATGAATCAAGATAGAATTCAACATTTTAAAGAAAAACTATTAAAGGAACGAGAAGAGGTATTAAAAACTTTAGATAGAATGGATAAAAATGAACCCAATGAATCCATGCAGGAATATTTTAGTGAATTATCTATGTATGATAATCACCCAGCGGATATTGCAACAGAAACTTTTCAAATGGAAATGAACTTCAATTTAAAAAAAAATGAAGGATTAGAGCTACAAGAAATTGAGGATGCATTACAAAGAATAGAGAAAGGTACATATGGAAAATGTAGGAGCTGTGGAAAAAATATATCGGAAGATAGGCTTGAAATTGTGCCTACTACAGAAAAGTGCATAGCATGTGAGCAGGATGGTTTTTCCATAAAGGATGAAATCCATACAAGACCAGTTGAAGAGGAGGGTCTGAAAAATCCCTTTGGAAGAACTTATATGGATACGAATGAAGATTATAATGGATTTGATGGAGAAGATGCACTGCAAGCTGTAGCAAGATTTAATAAGACAGATCAACATAATATGGCTTTAGACTGGTATGATAATAATATGTATGATGAAAATGTATCAAGAACTGTAGAATCTGTTGACAATATAAGTGAAGGTTTTTATAAGGGACAGCTTGAGGATGAAGAAAGAGATGATATACCTCATAATCAAAAAAGAAAAAAGTGA
- a CDS encoding DUF5665 domain-containing protein: MDEKRISNLEKNIEKISKELEKTKIGEYVDIMNNPKRLLYVNFVAGLARGLGTAIGLTILAALFFYILQKTVDLPLIGKYIAELIDIIENNR, translated from the coding sequence ATGGATGAGAAGAGAATTAGCAATCTTGAAAAAAATATAGAAAAAATATCGAAAGAACTAGAGAAAACAAAAATAGGTGAATATGTGGATATTATGAATAATCCTAAAAGATTATTATATGTTAATTTTGTTGCTGGTTTAGCTAGGGGGTTAGGGACGGCCATAGGACTTACTATTTTGGCTGCACTATTTTTTTATATCTTACAAAAAACAGTAGATTTGCCCTTAATAGGAAAGTATATTGCAGAGTTGATAGATATTATAGAAAACAATAGATGA
- a CDS encoding 5'-methylthioadenosine/adenosylhomocysteine nucleosidase: MKIIGIIGAMDEEIQILKEKMELEKEEHFAGMIFYKGKLMGKDIVVVRSGIGKVNAGVCTQVLISNFHVDAIINTGVAGAIHDDLNVGDIVISTDVIEHDFDVTAFGGYTLGQIPRMEEYIFKADEKLVEIAVKASEKETVKYKTTTGRIVSGDVFVASPEKKDFLWKEFSAFCAEMESAAIGHAAYLNKVPFVIIRAMSDKADGSAHVNFNEFVIEAANNSVEIVLDMLKHM, encoded by the coding sequence ATGAAAATAATAGGTATTATAGGAGCAATGGACGAAGAAATTCAAATCTTAAAAGAAAAGATGGAATTAGAAAAAGAAGAGCATTTTGCAGGAATGATTTTTTATAAAGGAAAGTTAATGGGAAAAGATATAGTTGTGGTAAGAAGTGGTATAGGAAAAGTAAATGCTGGTGTTTGTACACAAGTTTTAATCAGTAATTTTCATGTGGATGCTATTATTAATACAGGTGTAGCTGGTGCTATACATGATGACTTGAATGTGGGGGATATTGTTATTTCTACAGATGTAATTGAGCATGATTTTGATGTTACAGCATTTGGTGGATATACATTAGGACAGATTCCAAGGATGGAAGAGTACATATTCAAGGCAGATGAGAAATTAGTTGAAATTGCTGTAAAAGCTAGTGAAAAAGAAACGGTTAAATATAAAACTACAACAGGAAGAATTGTATCAGGGGATGTTTTTGTTGCTTCACCTGAAAAGAAAGATTTTTTGTGGAAAGAATTTAGTGCTTTTTGTGCAGAAATGGAAAGTGCAGCCATAGGACATGCTGCCTACTTAAATAAGGTACCTTTCGTAATTATTAGAGCCATGTCTGATAAAGCAGATGGATCAGCCCATGTAAATTTTAATGAGTTTGTTATAGAAGCTGCAAATAATTCAGTTGAAATCGTATTAGATATGCTAAAACATATGTAA
- a CDS encoding DivIVA domain-containing protein, whose translation MITPLEIQNKEFKKGIRGYKESEVDEFLDKIIIDYENLYKENIELKDKIAMLNEQIEKYENLEKTLNNTLVFAQSTAEEVAQNAQKKAELIIQEAEGKAKKIIEDGKNEVLKIQKEYEEGKKQLHIFKTRFKTLLESQLEAVATSCKEIVGEVEEVNEFKEVSLAKEDE comes from the coding sequence ATGATTACACCACTTGAGATTCAAAATAAGGAATTTAAAAAAGGAATAAGAGGTTATAAGGAAAGTGAAGTTGATGAATTTTTAGATAAAATTATTATAGATTATGAGAATTTATACAAAGAAAATATTGAGTTGAAAGATAAAATTGCTATGCTGAATGAACAAATAGAAAAATATGAAAACTTAGAAAAAACTTTAAATAATACTTTAGTTTTTGCTCAAAGTACTGCTGAAGAAGTTGCTCAAAATGCACAAAAAAAAGCAGAATTAATTATACAAGAAGCTGAGGGAAAGGCGAAAAAAATTATAGAAGATGGCAAAAACGAAGTTTTAAAGATTCAAAAAGAATATGAAGAAGGTAAAAAGCAATTACATATTTTTAAAACAAGATTTAAAACATTATTAGAATCTCAATTAGAAGCAGTTGCCACGAGCTGTAAAGAAATAGTAGGAGAAGTGGAAGAAGTTAATGAATTCAAAGAAGTTAGTTTAGCTAAGGAAGATGAATAA